One window of the Pseudarthrobacter sp. ATCC 49987 genome contains the following:
- a CDS encoding bifunctional riboflavin kinase/FAD synthetase, whose product MVHIWNDPSEVPADFGPSVVTFGNFDGVHRGHQQVLSQLIRVARLNHARAVAITFDPHPAQVHRPESAPELIMGLEDKLVALSELGLDAVLVMKYSLELASLTPEEFVADVLVGSLKASHVVIGHDARFGRNNSGDLETMQDLGRKLGFEVLVISEFGSEGFPLHGEGHGEGHSEAHDGDDGKDRRCSSTWVREALREGDVATAAAVLGRSHRMRGEVVHGAARGRDLGFPTANLASEASGYIPADGIYAGWLVDQAGTRWPAAISVGSNPTFDGVSRQVEAHVIDRPEEAVEDFDLYGQTVVVEFVARLRGMVAYRGPEALVDQMRLDVVQAHNILYAR is encoded by the coding sequence ATGGTCCACATCTGGAACGATCCGTCCGAAGTCCCGGCGGACTTTGGTCCTTCCGTCGTTACCTTCGGCAACTTTGACGGTGTACACCGCGGCCACCAACAGGTGCTTTCGCAGCTCATCCGGGTCGCCCGCCTCAACCACGCCCGGGCCGTCGCCATCACCTTCGACCCGCATCCGGCGCAGGTCCACCGCCCCGAATCCGCCCCTGAACTGATCATGGGTCTGGAAGACAAGCTGGTCGCGCTCAGCGAGTTGGGCCTCGACGCCGTTCTGGTCATGAAGTACTCCCTCGAGCTGGCCAGCCTCACCCCCGAAGAATTCGTCGCCGACGTCCTGGTCGGCAGCCTCAAGGCGAGCCACGTGGTGATCGGCCACGATGCGCGGTTCGGCCGGAACAACTCCGGGGATCTGGAGACCATGCAGGACCTCGGCCGGAAGCTCGGCTTCGAGGTGCTGGTCATCAGCGAATTCGGCTCGGAAGGCTTTCCGCTCCACGGCGAAGGACACGGCGAAGGACACAGCGAAGCGCACGACGGCGACGACGGCAAGGACCGCCGGTGCTCCTCCACGTGGGTGCGTGAGGCACTGCGGGAGGGCGACGTCGCCACGGCAGCCGCCGTCCTCGGAAGGTCGCACCGGATGCGGGGCGAGGTGGTCCACGGCGCCGCGCGTGGCCGCGACCTCGGCTTCCCCACCGCCAACCTGGCCTCCGAGGCGAGCGGCTACATCCCGGCGGACGGCATCTATGCCGGCTGGCTCGTGGACCAGGCCGGCACGCGCTGGCCCGCTGCCATCTCCGTCGGCTCCAACCCGACCTTCGACGGCGTCAGCCGGCAGGTCGAGGCACATGTGATTGACCGGCCGGAAGAAGCCGTCGAGGACTTCGATCTGTACGGCCAGACAGTAGTGGTGGAATTCGTCGCCCGGCTGCGGGGCATGGTGGCGTACCGTGGCCCTGAAGCGTTGGTGGACCAGATGCGCCTGGACGTCGTCCAGGCCCACAACATTCTGTACGCGCGCTAA
- the kynA gene encoding tryptophan 2,3-dioxygenase has protein sequence MTIEKNTRELDKDIVRDFSSRMSYASYLQLPTLLSAQQPVSTPEHHDEMLFIIQHQTTELWLKLVLHELRSAAAWLRTDDLGSALKAIARVKHIQKTLTEQWSVLATLTPTEYSQFRGFLGNSSGFQSSQYRAVEFLLGNKNRKMLPVFESDPEAHAMLLEILESPSIYDDFLAYLKRQGFDVPAALLERDVTRAHEFCAELVPVFKYIYENAADNWGTYEACEELVDLEDNFQLWRFRHLRTVQRTIGMKSGTGGSSGAAFLQKALELTFFPELFAVRTEIGQ, from the coding sequence GTGACGATTGAGAAAAATACGCGGGAGCTGGACAAGGACATTGTCCGCGACTTCAGTTCCCGGATGAGCTACGCGTCCTATCTGCAGCTCCCGACGCTGCTGAGCGCCCAGCAGCCGGTCAGCACGCCGGAGCACCACGACGAGATGCTGTTCATCATCCAGCACCAGACCACGGAGCTGTGGCTCAAGCTGGTCCTGCACGAGCTCCGCAGCGCCGCCGCCTGGCTCCGCACCGACGACCTCGGCTCGGCGCTGAAGGCGATCGCCCGGGTCAAGCACATCCAGAAAACCCTCACCGAGCAGTGGTCCGTGCTGGCCACCCTCACACCCACCGAGTACTCGCAATTCCGCGGCTTCCTGGGCAACTCCTCGGGATTCCAGTCCAGCCAGTACCGGGCGGTCGAGTTCCTGCTGGGCAACAAGAACCGCAAGATGCTGCCGGTGTTCGAATCCGACCCCGAGGCCCACGCGATGCTGCTGGAGATCCTCGAATCCCCGAGCATCTACGACGACTTCCTCGCCTACCTCAAGCGCCAGGGCTTCGACGTGCCCGCCGCACTGCTGGAGCGGGACGTCACGCGGGCGCACGAGTTCTGCGCCGAGCTGGTCCCGGTGTTCAAGTACATCTACGAGAACGCCGCGGACAACTGGGGAACCTACGAGGCCTGTGAGGAACTCGTGGACCTCGAGGACAACTTCCAGCTCTGGCGCTTCCGCCACCTTCGCACGGTGCAGCGCACCATCGGCATGAAGTCCGGCACCGGCGGCTCCAGCGGAGCCGCCTTCCTGCAGAAGGCCCTCGAGCTGACCTTCTTCCCCGAACTCTTCGCCGTCCGGACGGAGATCGGCCAGTGA
- a CDS encoding polyribonucleotide nucleotidyltransferase — protein sequence MEGPEIQFSEAVIDNGRFGKRVIRFETGRLAKQAAGAAMVYIDEETALLSATTAGKHPREGFDFFPLTVDVEERMYAAGRIPGSFFRREGRPSTEAILACRLMDRPLRPAFVKGLRNEVQIVVTVLSINPDELYDVVAINASSMSTQLSGLPFSGPIGGVRVALVQDEHGPQWVAFPKHSQLENAVFNMVVAGRIAGDDVAIMMVEAEATDNSWNLIKEQGATAPTEEVVSEGLEAAKPFIKALCEAQSDLAARAAKPTVEFPVFLDYQDDVYAAVESAAAEKLAAVFQIADKQERDTASDELKDEVTSSLAGQFEGREKELSAAFRSVTKQVVRQRILKDQIRIDGRGLTDIRQLTAEVEVLPRVHGSAIFERGETQIMGVTTLNMLKMEQQIDSLSPVTRKRYMHNYNFPPYSTGETGRVGSPKRREIGHGALAERAIMPVLPSREEFPYAIRQVSEALSSNGSTSMGSVCASTLSLLNAGVPLKAAVAGIAMGLVSDQVDGQTRYAALTDILGAEDAFGDMDFKVAGTAEFVTAIQLDTKLDGIPASVLAAALKQAREARLHILDVLNSAIDTPDELSEFAPRVIAVKIPVDKIGEVIGPKGKMINQIQEDTGADISIEDDGTVYIGATNGPSADAARSAINAIANPQIPEIGERYLGTVVKTTTFGAFVSLTPGKDGLLHISELRKIAGGKRVDNVDDVVSVGQKIQVEITKIDDRGKLSLSPVVADEAGTGNSENPDDAEVSLESAE from the coding sequence ATGGAGGGTCCCGAAATCCAGTTCTCAGAAGCAGTCATTGACAATGGCCGCTTCGGCAAGCGTGTAATCCGCTTTGAAACCGGCCGCCTTGCCAAGCAGGCAGCCGGCGCAGCGATGGTCTACATCGACGAAGAGACCGCGCTGCTGTCCGCAACGACCGCCGGCAAGCACCCGCGTGAAGGTTTCGACTTCTTCCCGCTGACCGTCGACGTCGAAGAGCGTATGTACGCCGCCGGCCGCATCCCGGGTTCGTTCTTCCGCCGCGAAGGCCGTCCCTCCACGGAAGCCATCCTGGCCTGCCGCCTGATGGACCGTCCGCTGCGCCCCGCCTTCGTCAAGGGCCTGCGCAACGAGGTCCAGATCGTCGTCACCGTGCTGTCCATCAACCCGGACGAGCTCTACGACGTGGTCGCGATCAACGCGTCCTCGATGTCCACCCAGCTCTCCGGCCTGCCCTTCTCCGGCCCGATCGGCGGCGTCCGCGTTGCCCTCGTCCAGGACGAGCACGGCCCGCAGTGGGTTGCGTTCCCGAAGCACTCCCAGCTCGAGAACGCCGTCTTCAACATGGTCGTCGCCGGCCGCATCGCCGGTGACGACGTCGCCATCATGATGGTTGAAGCCGAAGCCACCGACAACTCCTGGAACCTCATCAAGGAACAGGGCGCCACCGCCCCGACCGAAGAGGTTGTCTCCGAGGGCCTCGAGGCTGCCAAGCCGTTCATCAAGGCACTCTGCGAAGCGCAGTCCGACCTGGCAGCACGCGCCGCCAAGCCGACCGTCGAGTTCCCGGTCTTCCTGGACTACCAGGACGACGTCTACGCCGCTGTTGAGTCCGCTGCCGCCGAGAAGCTGGCTGCTGTCTTCCAGATCGCCGACAAGCAGGAGCGCGACACCGCCTCCGACGAGCTCAAGGACGAGGTCACCTCTTCCCTGGCCGGCCAGTTCGAAGGCCGCGAGAAGGAGCTGTCCGCAGCCTTCCGCTCCGTCACCAAGCAGGTTGTGCGCCAGCGCATCCTCAAGGACCAGATCCGCATTGACGGCCGTGGCCTGACGGACATCCGCCAGCTCACCGCCGAGGTTGAGGTTCTGCCCCGCGTCCACGGCTCGGCCATCTTCGAACGCGGCGAGACCCAGATCATGGGTGTCACCACGCTGAACATGCTCAAGATGGAACAGCAGATCGACTCGTTGTCTCCCGTGACGCGCAAGCGTTACATGCACAACTACAACTTCCCGCCGTACTCCACCGGCGAGACCGGCCGCGTCGGTTCCCCGAAGCGCCGCGAAATCGGTCACGGTGCCCTCGCAGAGCGCGCCATCATGCCGGTGCTGCCCTCCCGCGAGGAATTCCCCTACGCCATCCGCCAGGTGTCTGAGGCTCTCAGCTCCAACGGTTCGACGTCGATGGGTTCCGTCTGCGCCTCCACGCTGTCCCTGCTCAATGCAGGTGTGCCGCTGAAGGCCGCCGTTGCCGGTATCGCCATGGGCCTGGTCTCCGACCAGGTTGACGGCCAGACCCGCTACGCCGCCCTGACCGATATCCTCGGCGCCGAAGATGCCTTCGGCGACATGGACTTCAAGGTCGCCGGTACCGCTGAGTTCGTTACGGCCATCCAGCTGGACACGAAGCTCGACGGCATCCCGGCCTCCGTCCTGGCAGCCGCCCTGAAGCAGGCCCGCGAAGCGCGCCTGCACATCCTGGACGTCCTGAACTCGGCGATCGACACCCCGGACGAGCTCTCCGAGTTCGCGCCGCGCGTCATCGCGGTCAAGATCCCGGTAGACAAGATCGGCGAGGTCATCGGCCCGAAGGGCAAGATGATCAACCAGATCCAGGAAGACACCGGAGCCGACATCTCGATCGAGGACGACGGAACTGTCTACATTGGCGCCACGAACGGCCCGTCTGCCGATGCAGCACGGTCCGCGATCAACGCCATCGCCAACCCGCAGATTCCGGAAATCGGCGAGCGCTACCTGGGCACGGTCGTCAAGACCACGACCTTCGGCGCCTTCGTTTCCCTGACTCCGGGCAAGGACGGCCTGCTGCACATCTCCGAGCTGCGTAAGATCGCCGGCGGCAAGCGCGTGGACAACGTCGATGACGTCGTCTCCGTCGGCCAGAAGATCCAGGTGGAAATCACCAAGATCGACGACCGCGGCAAGCTCTCCCTCTCGCCCGTTGTGGCTGACGAGGCAGGAACTGGGAATTCAGAGAACCCCGACGACGCTGAGGTCTCCCTGGAGTCCGCAGAGTAG
- the kynU gene encoding kynureninase codes for MHPAEAAARNGDALLQRARELDAADPLAAYRGHFIGADTELAYLDGNSLGRPLRRTVTDISSFIQDSWGGRLIRGWDEEWLELPQAIGDQLGRAVLGAAAGQTVIADSTTVVLYKLIRAALAAVGDPARNEIVLDTENFPTDRYLVEGIAREEGLTLRWIDADPSSGVTVEQVRAATGPATAVVVLSQIAYRSGFLADLPGITAAVHDAGALVVWDLCHSAGSVEIALDAAGVDFAAGCTYKYLNGGPGSPAFAYVNARHLPGLQQPIWGWMGRKDAFEMGPGYEAAAGIRGFLSGTPAVFGMLAMRGTLDLLEEVGMAAVREKSRMLTAFAVELHDAWLAPAGVELSTPRDPELRGSHITVDHPAFREMTAALWEQDVVPDFRAPHGLRIGLSPLSTSFTEVYRGVAAIRERLDEGPSGQQQDRPFRQD; via the coding sequence CTGCACCCGGCAGAGGCCGCGGCAAGGAACGGCGACGCCCTGCTGCAGCGCGCCCGGGAACTGGACGCCGCCGATCCGCTGGCCGCCTACCGCGGCCACTTCATCGGCGCCGACACGGAACTTGCCTACCTGGACGGCAACTCCCTCGGCCGGCCGCTCAGGCGCACCGTCACCGACATCAGCAGCTTTATCCAGGACAGCTGGGGCGGCCGACTGATCCGCGGCTGGGACGAGGAATGGTTGGAGCTCCCGCAGGCCATCGGCGACCAGCTCGGCAGGGCCGTCCTCGGCGCCGCCGCCGGGCAGACCGTTATCGCCGACTCCACCACGGTGGTGCTGTACAAGCTGATCCGGGCCGCGCTGGCCGCGGTCGGGGACCCGGCGCGCAACGAAATCGTGCTGGACACAGAGAATTTCCCCACCGACCGCTACCTCGTCGAGGGCATTGCCCGCGAGGAGGGACTGACGCTGCGCTGGATCGACGCCGATCCCTCCTCCGGCGTGACCGTCGAGCAGGTGCGCGCCGCCACCGGCCCGGCCACCGCCGTCGTGGTCCTGAGCCAGATTGCCTACCGCTCCGGGTTCCTCGCGGACCTGCCGGGGATCACCGCGGCAGTGCACGACGCCGGTGCGCTGGTGGTGTGGGACCTGTGCCATTCCGCCGGGTCGGTGGAGATCGCCCTGGACGCCGCCGGCGTCGACTTCGCCGCCGGCTGCACGTACAAGTACCTCAACGGCGGACCGGGTTCGCCTGCGTTCGCCTATGTCAACGCCCGGCACCTCCCCGGTCTGCAGCAGCCGATCTGGGGCTGGATGGGCCGCAAGGACGCCTTCGAAATGGGACCCGGCTATGAGGCCGCCGCCGGCATCCGCGGCTTTCTCAGCGGCACCCCGGCGGTCTTCGGGATGCTCGCCATGCGCGGCACCCTGGACTTGCTCGAGGAAGTCGGCATGGCCGCGGTCCGGGAGAAGTCACGCATGCTGACCGCCTTCGCCGTCGAACTCCACGACGCCTGGCTCGCCCCGGCGGGTGTTGAACTCTCGACGCCGCGGGACCCGGAGCTGCGCGGCAGCCACATCACCGTGGACCACCCCGCTTTCCGGGAGATGACCGCGGCGCTGTGGGAGCAGGACGTCGTTCCGGATTTCCGGGCGCCGCACGGCCTCCGGATCGGGCTGTCCCCACTGAGCACATCCTTCACCGAGGTGTACCGCGGCGTGGCCGCCATCCGCGAACGGCTGGATGAGGGCCCTTCCGGGCAACAGCAGGACCGGCCGTTTCGACAAGATTAG
- the rpsO gene encoding 30S ribosomal protein S15, with translation MALEAAVKTSIIQDFATSEGDTGSPEVQVAVLTQRIKDLTEHMKVHKHDYHTQRGLLAMVGRRKRMLTYLKNTDITRYRKLIERLGLRR, from the coding sequence GTGGCACTTGAAGCCGCTGTAAAGACGTCCATCATTCAGGATTTCGCAACGTCCGAGGGCGACACCGGTTCACCGGAGGTCCAGGTTGCAGTCCTGACTCAGCGGATCAAGGATCTCACTGAGCACATGAAGGTGCACAAGCACGATTACCACACCCAGCGCGGCCTGCTGGCCATGGTTGGTCGTCGCAAGCGCATGCTGACCTACCTCAAGAACACTGACATCACCCGCTACCGTAAGCTCATCGAGCGTCTCGGCCTGCGCCGCTAG
- a CDS encoding M16 family metallopeptidase — translation MTVVPLPLEQNQHADTLIHGADGGSEVRRSVLPGGVRVLTEAMPGQRSATIGFWVGVGSRDEAPGQHGSTHFLEHLLFKGTKRRTALEIASAFDEVGGESNAATAKESTCYFARVLDTDLPMAIDVIADMITGAVLDPQEMEQERDVILEEIAMDSDDPTDVAHEHFVAAVLGTHPLGRPIGGTPDAIRAVARDSVWDHYRRYYRPDELVITAAGGLDHDVVCGLVVEALHSAGWSLEPDAAPVQRRSTDRADITGTAGLHVVKRPVEQANIIMGCPTIVATDDRRFVMSVLNAVLGGGMSSRLFQEVREKRGLVYSTYSFASSYADAGYFGMYAGCTPSKVRQVVDLLGAELDKLAGGGISEEELRKAVGQLCGGIVLALEDTGSRMSRLGRAELVSGEYQDIDETLRQIKAVTAAEVQELARELAAAPRTVTVVGPFEETETFGL, via the coding sequence ATGACTGTCGTCCCCCTGCCGCTCGAGCAGAACCAGCACGCTGACACCCTGATCCACGGCGCCGACGGCGGTTCCGAGGTGCGCCGTTCGGTGCTGCCCGGCGGCGTCCGCGTGCTGACCGAGGCGATGCCGGGCCAGCGCTCGGCCACCATCGGCTTCTGGGTCGGCGTCGGCTCCCGCGACGAGGCGCCCGGACAGCACGGCTCCACCCACTTCCTGGAGCACCTCCTGTTCAAAGGCACCAAGCGGCGCACCGCCCTGGAGATCGCGTCGGCCTTCGACGAGGTCGGCGGGGAATCCAACGCCGCCACGGCGAAGGAAAGCACCTGCTACTTCGCCCGCGTGCTGGACACCGACCTGCCGATGGCCATCGACGTCATCGCGGACATGATCACCGGTGCCGTGCTGGACCCGCAGGAGATGGAGCAGGAACGCGACGTCATCCTCGAGGAAATCGCGATGGACAGCGACGACCCCACCGACGTCGCGCATGAGCACTTTGTCGCTGCCGTGCTGGGCACCCACCCGCTCGGCCGCCCGATCGGCGGCACCCCGGACGCCATCCGCGCCGTCGCCCGCGACTCCGTCTGGGACCACTACCGCCGCTACTACCGCCCGGACGAGCTCGTCATCACCGCCGCCGGGGGACTGGACCACGACGTCGTCTGCGGACTCGTCGTGGAGGCCCTGCACTCCGCCGGCTGGAGCCTGGAGCCGGACGCGGCCCCGGTGCAGCGCCGCTCCACCGACCGGGCCGACATCACCGGCACCGCAGGCCTGCACGTGGTCAAGCGTCCGGTGGAACAGGCCAACATCATCATGGGCTGCCCCACCATCGTCGCCACCGACGACCGCCGCTTCGTGATGAGTGTGCTCAACGCCGTCCTCGGCGGGGGCATGTCCTCCCGGCTGTTCCAGGAAGTCCGCGAGAAGCGCGGGCTGGTGTACTCCACCTACTCCTTCGCCTCCTCCTACGCCGACGCCGGCTACTTCGGCATGTACGCCGGCTGCACGCCGTCGAAAGTCCGGCAGGTCGTCGACCTGCTCGGGGCCGAACTCGACAAACTGGCCGGGGGCGGGATCTCCGAGGAGGAACTCCGCAAGGCCGTCGGGCAGCTGTGCGGCGGCATCGTGCTGGCGCTGGAGGACACCGGCTCACGGATGTCCCGGCTGGGCCGCGCCGAACTCGTTTCCGGTGAATACCAGGACATCGACGAGACCTTGCGCCAGATCAAGGCCGTGACCGCGGCCGAAGTCCAGGAGCTCGCCCGCGAACTCGCGGCCGCCCCGCGGACCGTCACGGTGGTGGGTCCCTTCGAGGAAACCGAGACTTTCGGCCTCTGA